tgagcagcttttcatttgcatattagacatttgtatatcttctttgaagaaatgtctactcaaatcctttgcccatttttaaattggattgtctttttacttatatatatttatatatgagttCTTCTTATATTCTGGAAACTAaacttttatcagatatatgatttgcaaatgttttctcccattctgtagattgtcttttcattttcttgatattcTCCTTTAACATACAGATACACTTTTTAAGGATGACAAAACTCAGGCACAGGATTAGAAATTGACTTTGCCAAGATTTGAGTAATTCTGctgtatttattaaaatgagcAAACTCTCAATCGGatcacataatttattttaaactaattataagataatgaaaataaagttcaaaaaggCATAAGTGAGTGATGGCTTTATTAGCAAAATTATAATATAGAAGCAGTGTATGAAGTTACTTCAGATGACACATTTTACAGTTTTCCTTACAACTAAAAGCTTCAATTATCACATTAAAGCTTTAATGCAGAATATCTACATGTGGAGCTTTAGTCTCAGGCCTGGAGCAGCTGTGAAATGAAAGTTACCACACCATTCTAGTCCTTGGATATCAGTATACTGTCCTTCACCTTCCACCCTGTAATAGTAAAAGATAAGTTTGTTCATTAACCAAGACCAAGAATTTATAGCCCAGATATAAGATGGTCTAGTATATTATGTACTATGTCTGAAGAATcgtatcttttcactttcaaagtTTGATTGAAAATCTGGCATCCTGCTTTCATATCTTACAAAAAACATTACTATTCCAAATGAACATTGTCATTATACAATTTTGGCGTCCAAGACTTTAGGATCATATATGCTAAGTTTACACAAAACTGTAACAATcggttaaaaaatgaaaagtttatattagttcattcatttattcaacaaatatccacTGACCATCAATTATGTTTGAGGCACTGTGCTCTGTGCTGGTGTTTTGTTAGACTCTTTGGAGTGGTAAAAACACACTTTGCATAAACAAATGGACCTCTAACTCATTTGgttagatttttctctctttattaacATCAGCGGAAAAAGTTTATATATTACTGTCATAGACTTGCACTCAAAATAGGTGAACACTTGTCTACCCTCCTCAAAATGTATTCACATCAACCACTTCATAACAATTAGGTTGTAGGTTGCACTTTCAATTGTGGAAATAATCAAGGGGTATTTATAAACGAACATGAATCTCTGGGTGACATGGCATGGTATTTAGGATGAAGATTAAGTTTGTAATGCTGTGCTCATGtttcatttcactttcatttttcctaCAAGCATATGCTCAGAAAGGATAACAGTGGGTAGATTTCTGCAGTTCGAAAATTAACTAattttgcttacattttaaaaattagcctagtaaaaatgtacacacatatcaggtcaaaatgaaataaacaattatGAAATTAGCCTCaaggctgttttttaaaaagtttgtcaAGCTATTtcaaggaaaagtaatttttggTGTAAATTTTCTCAGTAATTGTGACAAGCTTTCCCTTTCCAAGCTGACTGCAAAAAGTTCTATAGACTAGAGAAGtcaagaggaaataaatgaaaagtctaACAGATTATTACCAAGAATGATATCTTCTTTTGGAGGCTCATGATGGTCTTAGCCTCTCTTACAACATTTTCCTCCCCAACATAACCCAACAACTCTTACAAAATACATTATAAACATCTTTGAACTAAATACATTGCAAAAGAATATTTAACATTaactaaatttaatatttaagcaAACATGGCTGAAAAGAATCTTTTAGAACTGcagtgactttttattttaagctcACCTATTTTCATTGAAATTTCCAGTGTACTTTGCCCCAGTTGGGAATGTATAAGTCCCCAATCCATGAAACATATTGTCCTTAAAGTGTCCTTCATATACTGCTCCTGAAAAATGCTCAAGTCTTCCAAAACCATTCATCTGTTTGTAATAAAGGAAACGACCTCAGTAACTAACCTTCAGTTGTCCTAGAACACTTCAAAAGGGTGCACATATGTCTACCACTCAGTTCTTATTCAATCCATCATCATATCAGCttttatttccacaaaaataagacaacatttttatcattttccttcatatATATCTCTCTTTGAAGGCTGTCAAGTCATATGTTCCTGATCTGAGACACCTGAACATCTCAGCAGTCCATGATGATGAAAATAGGGGTCCTTGAGGTACCTTGACCATATCAAAAATCTTAAAGGGCAACCAGTTTAGTTATCTATCCCAGGAAACAGTATAAAAATGtcctaaagaacaaaaatttataCTCAAGCAGACCTGGATACACATTCTTGTTTCATCACTTCCCAGCTGGGCAAGAAACCTGACCCTGatttccctcatttgtaaaacagaagtATTAATGTTACCTACCTCATgaggttgctatgaggattaacTAGAAAATTATGTAATGAGTTTAGTTTACTCAACgaagaggagatgagaaagaCAATGATGATGATTAGCTCTCTGCATAGGTTTAATATTActcatatacattaaatataatcatttgttatttttattgtatagtCTATTCATATGTGTTTTTGATTAATGGTGAAATGCCTGGAATCATTCAATCAATAGGATTACTTATTCACTGTCAGTGTTCAAAAGAACAATAATACCTTGTCATCTTTCCAGCTTCCTGTGTAGACAATCCCATTAGGAGTAGTATGAATACCTATTCCATTTCTCTCAAAGATTCCCGAAGATGTTCGTGTACAGTCACCATCTAAACAAGAGAGAAATACTGAAGATTATAAATGAGAACCCTGTTTGACTAAGTAATAAAGTATTTATGTTCAGGCCTAATCACAACTGCACCCCTATGGGTCTCATTGGCTCCCTAGTACTGAAACCAATGTGGCCACGGATGAGAAGCTCCATGGACCTAGAAGGTCTGGTAACCACTGAGACTCAAGGGCAGGAAGATTCACAGATCTCATAGGTTTCCAAGGCATGCTATCTAGACTTAACATTAGAGTTTAGATCTAAAATCTGTTCACCAATTAGTTTTTCTACGCTATTTTATTTAATGGAGTTAATATCCCAATAGCAGTTTTATAAAATGTGACCATCTCATTTTTTCACTCTTAAGCTATTTAATTTTAGTCTGTATAGAAAAAGTAATTGAAATGTATGCTTACCATATTTGTCTCCATTTGGAAATATAAAGTTTATCTTATACACTTCTGCAGCTGTTTAAGATTTAAGAAAAGTcacatgaataaatatttttacatcatAAGAACTATAACAAATGTGCTTTACGAGTTAACCAAATAGACTCTCTTCATATGATCACAAGCATATCATGATTACTTGGCATTTCCATAGTATAGAGTACGGTCctgggaaaataaataattttgtctagatggtccattttcatttatttgtctgtttattataacagctttattaagatataattcacataccacaaaacTTACCTTTCAAAAGCAcacaatttaatgtttttaacaCATTCAGAATTGTGCAACTATTACCACAAGCTAATTTTAGAATATCTtaatcatcccaaaaagaaatcctgtacccatAAGCAGTTTCTCTCCATTCCCTTAATTCCCTCCCAGCCCttgctccagcccctggcaaccactaatctattttctgtctcgatggatttgcctattcgggacatttcatagaaatggagtcatataatatgtggtcctttgtgactgtcttcttttacttagcataatgttttcacggttcatccatgttgtagcatgtatcagtacttcatctctttttatggccgaatagtccattgtatggaaagaacacattttgtttatctattcatcagttgatggacagttgggttgtttccagtttgggctattatgaataatgctgctatggacattcaagtgtaagtttttgtatggacatatatttttatttctcttgggtagccTATATGATCTGTGGATTGTCTCAAGAGGTAAGGTAGAGTGCAGAATCTCTGATTTGGCAGTAGGAGgaaatagaaagtaaagaaagataGTAAGCAAGGATGGGTAgggttggggcgggggggggggggggggggggtaaggGCCAAACAGAATGAGACTGGGATGCAGACCaggtgaaaaatgaagaaaaccacaggggaaaaaaaaaaaactgaaaaagaaaaccacaggtctgggggtggggggtgaggaatCTATGTCTCAGAGCCCTGGGGCATTTAGTGGATTAAAACATTAGAAACTTTTTCCAATACTGAAGAAAACTCATATGTAGAGAAGATAAGTAAACTCTAACTTCTAGGACAATAGCGTCTACTAGAATGTTACTCAAAGTATGATCCCTGCATCAGAGTCACCTGCAAGTTGGCCCTACTCTAAACTACGGATTCAGAATTTCTGTGGGTGGAGCAAAaaaactgatatatatatatatttaaagatttttatttttcctttttctccccaaagactcccagtacatagttgtatatttcagttgtgggttcttctagcttggcatgtgggatgctgcctcaacatggcctgatgagcggtgccatgtccgcacccaggatccaaaccagcaaaaccctgggctgctgaagccgagtgcgcgaacttaaccactcggccacgggctggccccaagaactgatattttttatttaaaaattaatttaggtGCCATTTGAGAAAGGCTTGCGGTTCACTCTCTTTGAGAAAACAGAGTTAATAACACAATAGGTAGAAGACTTTAAAATACTGTAACATCCTCAGAAAGACTGGGAGGGTATAGTATCCTTGAGGCAGGAACAGGTGgttatgaaaaagaaccaatgagTCACCTAGGAAATGAATAATATAATTGGTGAAATACAACTCCTTAGAAGGGCTGAATAACAGAATGGACACAACTGAAAAGTAAATTAGTGAACTAGAACAGAAGGTTGAAAATTTTTCCCAGAAAGAgccacaaagaaaaacagagcttTCACCTGAGCAaagcctttcttctctcccctcagcccGACTCCTCTAGGAGCCCCCACAACACTCTGGGCCTATCCCTACTACAGCCCTTAGGACCCTATTAAAATCACGCTTTTGTGCCGGAAACCTCTATCAAGATCCTGGCTCGTCTGGGTCAGGGATCGCGGATCAGTCAAATCTCTTTTCTCACCCTAGTGTCCAGTTCAGTGCTTAGTACTTGCTGGTGGGAACCGAACGTCTAGTGAATGAATGGCACTTGGGAAGCAATCGTTAAATGCTTTTTAATCAGAGCACTTGATCATACAAGAAACCGAACCGTTTTCAATTGCCCTTAAATGGTTCCACATTCGAAGCTTTGAATGTTAGAGCTAAAGGGAACCTCAGAGATGGAGATCGTCTGGCGCCAtagaggaaactgaaacccagagaggttGGCACTTGCCTAAGGTGTCACGACAGCGAATCAACGGCCGAATCAGAGCTGGAATCCAGGTCTCCTGATCCCAAGCCAAGAGCTCTCcggcccccaccccaaccccagtgTAGACGCTCAGGAAATTTGTCACAGCCGCACCGGAGTTACCAGGGGCCGAACTCTGGCTCAACACGAGTTTTTCTTAAAGATGCCTTACCCCGCTCGGGGCGTTGGGACGCGGTACTCACATGACAGAGAGGTGTTGGAGAGATTTTCTTGACTTTGCGATTCCTCCTGGGCCGCCAGCTCTGCGACCCGCAGGGAGCCAAACGCTAGCTATGCGCCCAGTGCGACTCGGTTGCTGTGGCGACTACGCACCTCTCACCCGGAAGCGAATATCCGAGGGGTGAGGCTGAGCCAATCAGAAGGCGCCTGGGTTGTGCAGCTGCAGCTGGGCCGCGGCGGGGCCGCCCCAGGTGAGATCCGTGAGGGTGGCCGAGCCCTGGCGGGACCTCTCGCCCCTGGGCGCTCCCTCCTGACAGCCGCTCCGGGAAGCAGCGCTGCGAGCCTGGTACGGCCTCCACTTCCGCGGACAGGGAATGTGTGTCCGTGTGCGTGCTCTGTGCGTCGCCCTGTTTGTCAGTGTGTAGACCTTTCTACTGCCTCCCTCTCCAGGAGTGGTCAGAGCCTGAGCACCCTCCCGGGCCGGAGGGATCCAGCCTGTCTAGCTGGGGCCGGTGAGTTTGGACCGACGGGATCCCAGGCCCTGGGACCGGGCCCGATGGGGGTCGGCAGCTGAGGTTGCCCACGCGCACGCTGGAAGCGGGGTAACTGAATTCAGGCTCGGAGCGGGGTAGAGGATTGGATTGGAGGGGCTCAGGCttcctttcttgtctctctctccatctcgaGTGGTTATTTGGGGGAGAGGATTGGGACGATGTGTGCTAGAAGAAAGGTACCAGGTCTGGGTATCTGCCTGGAGCTAGATATATGGGATCAGTCAGAGATTTGCCTGGGAGGGGAGTGGTGTGTGGTCAGCTTTCAGTGCCCAGCTTGGTGATTCTGTGTCTGGGAGGCCAAACTTGGGTGTGAAACAAAGGATACTCTTCCTCTGTCCACGCTGAAGAAAGGTAGTTGGAATCTTCCCAGGctaaatggaatagaatagtgGAATCTATCCATGTGGCTTATACAACCGAATTCCTGTTCCCTGGAAAACGTCTGGAGAGAATCGTATTGGATACAGCCAGCAAGTCTCCATTCAACTTTTGAGAGTAGATCTCAGACCAGATTGTAAAGGTAACATTTTCTGGGTTGGTGTGAGACAAGTTGTTGATGGCTCTTTAGGCAAGCTAACTGTGGCTTGGTCTGGTTGGCTAcccactattttcttttttaaacaaagcacaatattttcttgctttttcctaatatttcttACTACACAAACTTACCTGGGCTGGGTGGTTTTTGAGATGAAGC
This genomic interval from Equus quagga isolate Etosha38 chromosome 5, UCLA_HA_Equagga_1.0, whole genome shotgun sequence contains the following:
- the MORN2 gene encoding MORN repeat-containing protein 2, giving the protein MERSMPLREKLNVTHSFSRKERHAMPHQAPGGSTSVTEEAGRSQGKATTVFLGVSTRKLAFGSLRVAELAAQEESQSQENLSNTSLSSAEVYKINFIFPNGDKYDGDCTRTSSGIFERNGIGIHTTPNGIVYTGSWKDDKMNGFGRLEHFSGAVYEGHFKDNMFHGLGTYTFPTGAKYTGNFNENRVEGEGQYTDIQGLEWCGNFHFTAAPGLRLKLHM